Sequence from the Flavobacterium sp. TR2 genome:
GATTATGCGAAAACGAAAAAATACTTGCAGAAATTTACCGAGAAGTTGGGCGTTCAAACCGATTTTCCTGATATAAACGAAATTCAGCTTACTGATTATCACGATCAGATTGAAGCGATTCTTTTGGAAAACTGTGGCATAGTGAGTTTTACTTTTGGAAATTTGGATCAGGAAAGTATTGCCGCTTTAAAAGAGAATAAGGTGCTTTTAATTGGAACCTGCACTTCGGTTCAAGAGGCTATTGTTTTGGAAAAGAGCGGCATCGATATTATTTGCGTTCAAGGAATTGAAGCTGGAGGGCATCGAGGCAGTTTTTTAGAAGAAACGATTCCGCAGATTGGTGGATTATCACTGCTTTCTCAGGTAAGCGAAACGGTAAATGCGCCGCTTATTTATGCTGGCGGAATTTATAATGCCAAAACGCTGCTGGCATCCAAAACTTTAGGTGCCGATGGTTTTCAGTTGGGAAGTCTGTTTTTGGCTACTGCTGAAAGCGCTTTGCAGGATTTTGAAAAACATCGCCTTAGAAATGTAAAAGAAAATGAAATCGTCTTAACCAAAAGTTTTTCAGGAAGATACGCGCGCGGAATTCGAAATAGTTTTATAAAAGAAATAGAAGATTCTGAATTTATTTTGCCATATCCATATCAAAATAAGCTGACTGCCGAACTTAGAAAAATTGCAAAACTAGAAAAGAATGCTGATTTAGTGAGCATTTGGGCAGGACAGTCGATTTCTGGTTTTAATGAGGTTTCGACTGAGATTATCATTAGGAACTTAATAGAAGAAACAGAAAATTTTGCTTGATATTTGGTAAATCTATGGGAGTGATTTTAAATGTAAATAATTGAATGTTAATATTTTGTATATTTATTGTTCAATTAAATAACTTCACGCATGAATAGGTTTAGCTTTATCTTTTTACTTTTTGCCATTGGTGTTTTTGCTCAAGAAAGCAAAACAGATTCGATTGCTAGAAAGCAGATTGAAGCGTATAATGCTTCATTTGAAGCCGCTTTTGTAAAAGGAAATCAGGAGGATTTAATAAAAGCGTATACCGACCAATCTATCTTTATGCCTGAACACAGCAGGCAGCGAACAGGGACAAAAGAGATTCAAGCGTTTTATAAGCAATGGCTGAGTCAGGCGAAAATTGCTTCTTATCAAAAAACTATTGTAGAGATACAAAATCTCGGAAATTACATTTTAGAAATTGGGACTTTTGCTGAAAACCTAAACGTAAACGAACAAAAGCCTTTTTCTTATTCTGGAAAGTATTCAGTTCTCTGGAAGAAGTCTTCCAACAGAAAACTGCCCTTGACGATTGCGGCTGAAATTTGGGGCGCATCCAGTTATTTTGATGATAAAAACATTCCGAATATAGATGACAGTGCCATCCTGCCAACCACAGCATATATTCCGTCTGACAAATTAACTTCTGAGGTAAAAGAAAGAAACAATACCATTAAAAAACTGGTTCAAAATAGGCAAGGAGCAGAGCACGCCAAAATGTTTATGCCAGATGCAATGTATTTAACCTATTATACGCCAATTCTTTCTGGCGAAAAAGAAATTACAGACTATTTTACAGAACATGAAAAACCAGGTACGCTGCGCATTGAACAAATTTCAATTCAGACTTCGAATATTATCTTCGCACGGGAAGCCATTGTAGAATTTGGCTTTTATAACGTGGATTGGCGAGATGGCGAGAGCAGCGGAAATGTGAAAGGAAAAAGCATAAATGTGTGGAAGAAAAATAATGAAGGAGAATTGCTGCTTTTTCGTCAGATGGTAAATCATGATTAACTTTTCAGCTAAATTTCGGTTTTGTTTATTTCTTCTGTTTGTTGTTAAATGTTGGTATTTTTATATAATTTTGAACCCATCTTTATGATTTCTACACACAATGGGTCGATTACTTTGCATATTTTTTATTTTTATTACTTTAGGTGTTTATCCCCAATCTTCAACAAAAGAGCTGATAGACAATTTAAACACGGTCAGCGATCCTGCCCGTAAGGCTGATTTGTGCTGCAAAATTGCCTTAAAATTGAGCAAGAGCGACTGGGAACGGGCCGTCAAATACATAGAATTGGCTGAAACCGAAGCCAAGAAAACGGAAAAACCAAACGAAATTTTGGCCAAAGTATATACTGCTGCGGGAAATATTTACGATTCAAAAGATGTTTTGGATGTGGCGCTGCAATATTATTTAAAGGCTTATGATATTTATAAAGAAAAAAACAGCGCTGCAGAAATTACCAGCGCCGAAAATAATCTTGCCATTTTGTATGCAAAAAGCAATAATCAGGAAAAAGCCCTAAAATTTTTCTTGAATGTCTATAAATATCAGAAAACCAAAAAAGATTCGATTAAACTGGTTAAGATTCTAAACAACATTGGCACCATCTATCTCGACAAAAATGCCGATTCTTCTTTGCACTATTATCAGAAAGCGCAACTGATAACCGATAAACTACGAAATAACACTTTGACGGTATACATTTATACTAATTTGGCAAGAGCCTATAAGGCAAAGAAAGACAAGAAGAATGCCGATCTTTATTTTGAAAAGGCTTTTTCTTTGGTGGAGTCTAATATTGATAATTCGCTAAAATCATTTGTATACGAGTCTCTTTCAGAGTATAATATGGAAGAGAATAAATTTGATGCTGCTATTGCAAATGCAAAAAAGGCTTTTGAATTTAATAAAGATAAGCCTTTTGGTTTCTCGAATATGCGATTGAATAAAATGCTTTATGTGGCCTATCTTAAAAAAGCTGATTATAAGAATGCGGTTTATTATTTTCAGGAATACAACAAAATTAGCGACAGCATTAATATTGAACAGAAAGCTGTAAATCTGGAAAGAATACGGCTAGAACAAGATTACAAAGTAAGAAGCCAGATTAGGACATTAGTCGAAGAAAAAACTAGGTTTAAATATTATGTTGTCGGATTAATATTGGTGGTCGGAATATTAGTGCTCATTATTTTATTAATCAGATATCGCAATAAGCATATCAAAAATCAGCTTGAGCAGGAGAAATTAAAAGCAAAACAGCAAGAACTCAAACAAAGCCTTGAAGCTAAAAATATGGTTTTGGTAGGCAAAGCGATGTCTGAAATTCACCGCACCGATAATATCAATGAAATCTTGAACGATCTTAAAAAGATCAGACTTAAAACGGCCAGTAAAGAAATGCAGCAGGCAATTGACATTGTTTTAAAACGTCTGGAAAAAGATTTGAATACTGATATCTGGAAAGAATTTGAGATAAGTTTTGAGCAGGTTCATAAATCTTTCTTCGACAAATTAACCGTCGATTACCCGACACTTACTCCAAAAGAGCGACGACTTTGTGCGCTGTTATATTTGGATTTGACTACAAAAGAGATTTCGCAAATTACGGGGCAGTCATTTAAATCGATAGAAAATGCTCGAACCAGACTTCGAAAAAAGTTTGATTTGACCAATGAAAAAGTAAATCTTTCCACTTATCTGAATAGTTTTAAGCCTGAAAATATGTAAATTAAATTTTAGTGTAACATTTTGATTTTGTTTGTTTTAAATTAAAATGAGTGCTAGTTGAGTGATGCTTTTCTGCCTAAGAGTGTTTTTGCAATAGTCCTTTTTTTCTGAGTCTGAGATTGCCCTTCTACATTTACCAAACGATAAAAAAACGTTTGGATGGACACAAAGAAAAATGAACCCAATAAAAGTTTGGAAGAGCTTTTGGAGGAAACAAAAACAAAAAAGAGCGCACTTTTAAAAATTCTGCAAAAAATAACAAAAGCAGGTTCTAAGAATCAACCGCCGAATTGATTCTTAGGGCTTGCTTTTTTTGGTTTCTACCAACCCTTGGCGAAGTAATGCACTATTAACTTAAACAGCCTTAATACTAATTTTAAATTTAAAAAAAATGAACCAGATTTACTCTAAAGCTAGGTATTTGTTTCTTTTGTTAGGTTTGCTGGTCTGTTCCGCAGGAATGGCTCAGTCACCATTGCCAAAAAACAAAACAGCTACTGCGCAGTCGGCCATACAGTCGCCAGCTGCTACTCAGAAAAAGGATCAAGTTTTTAAGAAAACGACCGATCAAAATAATAATCAGCAAGATGATGCTATTCTTTTAACTCAGACGAGTGTTAAAGGTACAGCGCTTTCGCAGGAAGAGAGCGATGACGTACAAAAGCGATTAAAGGCAAGCCAGAAGTTTTTTGACAAAAGCCAAAGCGCAGCTACAGCTAAAAATGTGCAAAGTTTGGACACTACAAAAGTCAGATCTTTTGCAAAATCTTCTAATTTAACGATACGCAACGTATTTGAAGTCAAAAAAGCCGATTTCGAATTGTCTAATGCAGACAGAATGCAGTTAAAATCGGTTTCAGATAAACACGGCAGAAGTTTGGCGACGTATCAGCAAATGCATAATTCTGTTCCTGTAGAAGGTGCAATTTACAAGGTTAGGGAAAGAAAAAATAAAATAGATGCATTTGGGCAGACTAGCAAAAAACTGCCAGCAAACAGTAATTATAAAGTAAATGCGTCGGCGGCATTGCAAAATGCTTTAAATACTGTAAATGCTAAAGAATATGTATGGCAGAGCAAAAAACTTTCTTCTTTGGTGCATAAAAAAATCAGCACAAAACCAGAGGGAGAATTGGTTTACGTAGGACCCAATTTTTCTACAGAATTGAAAGAATATCATTTGGCTTGGAAATACGATATTTTCGCTACAAATCCGCAGTCTAGCCAGACGATTTATGTAGATGCCAATACAGGAAAGGTAATCTTAAAAATTGATTTGAGCAGAGATTTTCGTTCATCTGCTTTGCCTGCTGCAGACGGAAGACTTGCAACTGGTAAAGGAAAAGCCCGTTTTGCAGGAGATGTTACTTTTGGCACAACGCAATATGCAGACGGTTATAGATTGGAGACTTTATTAGGAAAATATAAGGTGCCAATTTATACCTTGAATATGAATCATGCAGCGCACGCATCTGACGAAGTGCTGACAGAATATATCGATGAAGATAACAACTGGAATGATCTGTACAATAAAGATCACGATGAAGCAGCAATCGATATTCATTGGGGATTGCAAAAAACATTGAATTACTTCGAAGAAAAATTTGACC
This genomic interval carries:
- a CDS encoding YybH family protein, with product MNRFSFIFLLFAIGVFAQESKTDSIARKQIEAYNASFEAAFVKGNQEDLIKAYTDQSIFMPEHSRQRTGTKEIQAFYKQWLSQAKIASYQKTIVEIQNLGNYILEIGTFAENLNVNEQKPFSYSGKYSVLWKKSSNRKLPLTIAAEIWGASSYFDDKNIPNIDDSAILPTTAYIPSDKLTSEVKERNNTIKKLVQNRQGAEHAKMFMPDAMYLTYYTPILSGEKEITDYFTEHEKPGTLRIEQISIQTSNIIFAREAIVEFGFYNVDWRDGESSGNVKGKSINVWKKNNEGELLLFRQMVNHD
- a CDS encoding NAD(P)H-dependent flavin oxidoreductase, which gives rise to MEWKNVLTELFKIDYPIIQAPMLGVTTPQMAAAASNAGALGSLALGDLAAEKCIELIRETKKLTNKPFAVNIFVHKIDPITPKLEADYAKTKKYLQKFTEKLGVQTDFPDINEIQLTDYHDQIEAILLENCGIVSFTFGNLDQESIAALKENKVLLIGTCTSVQEAIVLEKSGIDIICVQGIEAGGHRGSFLEETIPQIGGLSLLSQVSETVNAPLIYAGGIYNAKTLLASKTLGADGFQLGSLFLATAESALQDFEKHRLRNVKENEIVLTKSFSGRYARGIRNSFIKEIEDSEFILPYPYQNKLTAELRKIAKLEKNADLVSIWAGQSISGFNEVSTEIIIRNLIEETENFA
- a CDS encoding tetratricopeptide repeat protein; protein product: MSKSDWERAVKYIELAETEAKKTEKPNEILAKVYTAAGNIYDSKDVLDVALQYYLKAYDIYKEKNSAAEITSAENNLAILYAKSNNQEKALKFFLNVYKYQKTKKDSIKLVKILNNIGTIYLDKNADSSLHYYQKAQLITDKLRNNTLTVYIYTNLARAYKAKKDKKNADLYFEKAFSLVESNIDNSLKSFVYESLSEYNMEENKFDAAIANAKKAFEFNKDKPFGFSNMRLNKMLYVAYLKKADYKNAVYYFQEYNKISDSINIEQKAVNLERIRLEQDYKVRSQIRTLVEEKTRFKYYVVGLILVVGILVLIILLIRYRNKHIKNQLEQEKLKAKQQELKQSLEAKNMVLVGKAMSEIHRTDNINEILNDLKKIRLKTASKEMQQAIDIVLKRLEKDLNTDIWKEFEISFEQVHKSFFDKLTVDYPTLTPKERRLCALLYLDLTTKEISQITGQSFKSIENARTRLRKKFDLTNEKVNLSTYLNSFKPENM